A section of the Telopea speciosissima isolate NSW1024214 ecotype Mountain lineage chromosome 3, Tspe_v1, whole genome shotgun sequence genome encodes:
- the LOC122653721 gene encoding biosynthetic peptidoglycan transglycosylase-like has protein sequence MVLAVILERTMSKWKVLNTYLNQVYWGHGIYGIESASIFYFGKHPSLLSLGESAMLAGIIPAPELRLPLRDLSRGKASQARALRKMVQVGMWDILILFL, from the exons ATGGTGCTTGCAGTGATATTGGAAAGGACAATGTCAAAATGGAAAGTACTGAACACCTACTTGAATCAG GTATACTGGGGACATGGTATCTATGGAATTGAATCAgcatctattttttatttcggGAAGCACCCATCCCTTCTTAGTTTGGGGGAGTCTGCAATGCTTGCTGGAATTATACCTGCACCTGAGCTTCGATTGCCACTCAGGGACCTAAGCAG AGGAAAGGCCTCCCAAGCTAGAGCATTGAGGAAGATGGTGCAAGTGGGAATGTGGGATATCTTGATACTGTTCTTATGA
- the LOC122654818 gene encoding U-box domain-containing protein 14-like, which translates to MEPMDESKVVVDQLVEIIREISGFPECRNTSKKMYGNLVRRVKLLNPLFEELKDTEASLGDDQVRALGSLKIALDSSKELLRSVNERSKIYQALQRDKIAGEFQIVTENIGNALSKVFYEKLDLSEEVLEQTALVHAQFTRAKERIDTPDLQLRFDLCMALKEKELDPAILRRLSEKLQLRTINDLKKESLALHEMVISSGGNLGDGLEEMSLLLKKVKNCVHMGYPEADASESEKSLVQHRSPVIPDDFRCPISLELMKDPVIVSTGQTYERSCIQKWLDAGHKTCPKMQLTLVHTALTPNYVLKGLIAQWCENNGVELPKMQGSCRNKKSGNCVSDCDRTAIDALLQKLTIGNTEEQRAAAGEFRLLAKRNADNRVCIAEAGAIPLLVDLLSSEDPRTQEHAVTALLNLSINEANKGSIVKAGAISDIVDVLKNGSMEARENAAATLFSLSVIDENKVAIGAAGAIPALIDLLCQGSPRGKKDAATAIFNLSIYPGNKVKAVKAGIVAPLMRLLTDAAGGMVDEALAILAILASHQEGKVAIGQAEPIPVLVEVMRTGSPHNRENAAAVLWSLCTGDVQHLKTAREYAAEEVLKELAENGTDRARRKAGNLLELLQRTVDVVGEP; encoded by the exons ATGGAGCCGATGGATGAGTCAAAGGTTGTGGTGGATCAATTGGTTGAGATTATCAGGGAGATATCTGGGTTTCCTGAGTGCCGGAATACGTCGAAGAAGATGTACGGTAATCTCGTGAGACGGGTGAAGCTGCTAAACCCTCTTTTTGAAGAACTGAAGGATACTGAGGCGTCCCTCGGTGACGACCAAGTTCGAGCTCTTGGGTCGCTCAAAATTGCTTTGGATTCTAGTAAGGAGCTTCTTCGATCAGTCAACGAAAGGAGCAAAATCTATCAG GCTTTGCAGAGGGATAAGATTGCAGGTGAattccaaattgtgacggaaaATATTGGGAATGCATTGAGCAAAGTTTTCTATGAAAAACTTGATTTATCAGAGGAAGTTCTAGAACAG ACTGCACTGGTGCATGCTCAATTCACAAGGGCAAAAGAAAGAATTGATACTCCCGATTTACAACTGCGCTTCGATTTGTGCATGGCactaaaagaaaaggaactTGATCCAGCCATTCTAAGAAGGCTTTCAGAAAAGCTGCAGCTCAGGACTATAAATGACCTCAAGAAGGAATCACTTGCTCTGCATGAAATGGTTATCTCCAGCGGTGGAAACCTGGGGGATGGACTTGAAGAAATGTCATTGTTGCTCAAGAAAGTAAAGAACTGTGTACATATGGGGTATCCAGAAGCAGACGCCTCCGAGAGTGAAAAGAGCTTGGTGCAACACAGATCTCCTGTGATCCCAGATGATTTCCGATGCCCAATATCTCTTGAATTGATGAAGGACCCCGTTATTGTCTCCACTGGACAG ACATATGAGCGGTCCTGTATTCAAAAATGGCTGGATGCTGGGCACAAGACTTGTCCGAAGATGCAGCTGACACTGGTGCACACAGCCCTGACACCCAACTATGTCTTGAAGGGTCTCATTGCACAGTGGTGTGAAAACAATGGTGTTGAGCTACCTAAGATGCAAGGGAGCTGTAGAAATAAGAAATCAGGCAACTGTGTTTCAGACTGTGATAGAACAGCTATTGATGCCTTGCTACAAAAACTGACAATTGGTAATacagaagaacagagagcagCTGCTGGTGAGTTTCGGTTGCTGGCAAAACGGAATGCAGATAACAGAGTATGTATTGCAGAGGCAGGAGCCATTCCCCTTCTTGTCGATTTACTATCCTCCGAAGATCCTAGGACGCAGGAGCATGCAGTTACAGCACTTCTCAACCTTTCCATAAATGAAGCTAACAAGGGAAGCATTGTAAAAGCAGGAGCAATATCTGATATAGTCGATGTGCTCAAAAATGGAAGCATGGAAGCAAGGGAAAATGCAGCTGCCACCCTTTTCAGTCTTTCTGTGATAGATGAGAACAAGGTTGCAATTGGTGCTGCAGGGGCTATTCCAGCTCTTATTGATCTTCTCTGCCAAGGAAGCCCAAGAGGCAAGAAGGATGCTGCCACCGCAATTTTTAACCTTTCGATATATCCGGGCAATAAGGTGAAGGCAGTGAAGGCAGGCATCGTAGCACCACTGATGAGACTGCTGACTGATGCTGCTGGTGGGATGGTGGATGAGGCACTTGCTATACTAGCCATCCTTGCTAGTCATCAGGAAGGGAAAGTAGCAATCGGTCAGGCAGAACCCATCCCAGTTTTAGTAGAGGTGATGAGGACTGGATCACCACACAATCGAGAGAATGCTGCCGCTGTTTTGTGGTCTCTGTGTACTGGTGATGTACAGCATCTCAAGACTGCAAGGGAGTATGCGGCAGAAGAGGTACTTAAGGAACTGGCAGAGAATGGCACTGACAGGGCCCGGAGAAAAGCTGGAAATCTTCTAGAGCTCCTACAACGCACAGTCGATGTGGTTGGTGAACCATGA
- the LOC122654819 gene encoding thylakoid lumenal 15.0 kDa protein 2, chloroplastic has product MALVFASSLKLGSCISSRRTHQMMVRPVAVSSSSPSYASIRNAPTSSFSFNRWVADLPSKSLNFALSGALMLGLSLTGVGFAEAKVGVNKPELLPKEFSVVIDVAGFLSDGQEKRLAQEIANLEKDTGFKLRVLAQNYPETPGLAVRDFWQVDDRTVVFVADPTFGNILNFNVGESVDLEVPRSFWSRLAGKYGNMFYWKEKGEDASIEAAVMAISNCLREPAGSSNCSEIK; this is encoded by the exons ATGGCTCTCGTCTTCGCTTCGTCCCTGAAGTTGGGTAGCTGTATCAGTAGTAGAAGAACGCACCAAATGATGGTAAGACCCGTCGCggtatcatcatcatctccgTCTTACGCTTCAATCCGAAACGCACCTACTTCCAGTTTCAGTTTCAACAGATGGGTTGCAGATCTTCCTTCGAAATCTTTGAATTTCGCTCTCTCAGGTGCTTTGATGCTCGGATTATCGCTCACAG GAGTTGGATTTGCAGAAGCAAAAGTTGGGGTTAACAAGCCAGAATTGCTTCCCAAAGAGTTCAGTGTTGTTATAGACGTGGCTGGGTTCCTCTCAGATGGTCAG GAGAAAAGACTGGCTCAAGAAATTGCTAATCTCGAGAAAGATACAGGATTCAAGCTGAGGGTTCTGGCACAGAATTATCCTGAAACACCAG GGTTGGCAGTGAGAGATTTTTGGCAAGTTGATGATAGAACTGTTGTCTTTGTTGCAGATCCCACATTTG GAAATATATTGAACTTCAATGTGGGGGAATCGGTTGATTTAGAAGTACCACGTAGCTTTTGGAGCCGTCTGGCGGGGAAGTATGGGAACATGTTCTATTGGAAGGAGAAG GGCGAAGATGCATCTATTGAAGCTGCAGTCATGGCGATATCAAATTGCTTGAGAGAACCTGCTGGCTCAAGTAACTGCTCAGAGATAAAGTAG